From Aegilops tauschii subsp. strangulata cultivar AL8/78 chromosome 5, Aet v6.0, whole genome shotgun sequence:
GTCAATCAGAAATTCTAAACTTCAAAGGCATGCAATGGTACCTGAAATTTGGGATCTCAGAAAGGTTTTTATCCTCTAGTGTAGCATTGAGAAGGCTTGACTGCATTGGATCATGAGGTGCCAGCACCAAGAACCAACAGATCTTCCTAAGAATCTATAGAATCAGGCAGTCAGATAGAGTTAGGTATGCACAAGGCACACATGCAATCACAGAGAGGTGAGTGAGAGATTACCGGTGTCCACTTTGCTGGATCCTCTTTTATTGATGGAATTTCATAGATCGACTTGTAGCAACGGCAGATTTCCAGGTAATCATTGTTATGTGAGTAATAGCTGAAAAGAGACAATGAGAAATCACGATTGACAACCAAATATGTAAAATACTCAACAGATTGAGAAATTCAACTATCAATCAAGCAGTTCAAACTGGGAACCTATTTTCACCTATCAAGCAGTTCAAATAGGGAACTAAAGCACAATAATAGCTTGACTTCACAACTTTAGCCCCTAAATCAGATATTGTTGCAATCTACAGGTAGGCATTCAAGCAGTATCCATGACATGACCATGCAAATAGAACATATACATGTAGGATACCTAACAGGAAAAGGCAGAATTTTGAACAAGCTTTCTAATGATAAACAGATCACAGGTTGCAGTAATGACAAACAAGTGTCAGTTGACAATAACATTAACATTATGTTCCGTAATTACTGTTATTATCTGTCAAGTAAACTAAACATTATGATATTTACTTTGTCTAATAAAAAAGTTGCAATAACTTGATACATATTACAAGAAAAGATATTTGAACTTATCATGGTTTAGTAACACTAAGAACTGCATACCGAATCATCAGTTCATAGTAGATGCGCTTCAGTTCTAAGAGTGAAGGTACATCTGCAGGGGCTTCCTGAACCATATTATCACCTTCCTTTGGTTTCCTTTTGTCCTTTGATGTATCAGCATCAAAGACCCTAGGGCTAATCTTCCTGGATAAAATTTGTGCGCGCACATAATCTTGACGATCCAGGCACAGCCGAACCTGCAGCCACGATATAGAAAGGTTTCTCATGAATGCAATCTTCTCTGTGACCCTTCAAAGTTCTATTATTGCCAATTGCCAACATACCTGCTCCAGAATGAATGCAAGTTTCTCTGTCTTCGCCATCGAGCCAAATGTTTCAACCTGAGGGCCAAATTCTTAGTTGTTAGTTAAGaaaaaaagttaaaggttgccggAAAAAAGCACCAGCAAAATAAGCACATCATAATTATAGTGGATGAACAGTTTATCAAGAATTCTAATGCGCTTGCAAACTTACAGCAACTTCCTGCATGATTTCAGCAGCTTCATCAATCTTTCCCTGCTCCTCTTTGATTTTTGCAAGTCTTTTGATCAATCTAGCTCTCTCTATCTCCACATATATCTACAATGCATGCTCAAGGATGAGTTTCTGAGAGCCAAGAAGTATTACAGACGTAAACAATAAAAAGTAGCGATTCTTCTCACTTTTCCAGCAGCGACGCTGCTCAATGTTTTGATAAGCTCAATACGTGTCTCCACGTCTGGTGTCACGTCAATGTACTCCATCGCTTTCTGAACCACAGCAGTAATAGCCTGCATATAATAAAGAACAAGAAGGTGAGATATGTGCATAACTCAAAACCAAAAGCAAATGGCAACACCAATTGCAGACATAGCCAAGAGTGCTTAACTGCTAATGGCATATTGTCCAATCCGTCAATAAATAAGATGAAAGCTGAACATTAAGCAGAAGATACATACATGGTCTAACAAAAGAAGGTCCTACTGttttggagagagagagagagagagctgtAGTAAAACAGTTATTTAGTGAATCAGACCATGCAatcacttcaccattctgatttagTGCTTTGTGATAAAGTATTGGTAAGAAGTAATTTTGTGCAAGTACCAGAACAAGGCAGTGAAATGATATAATTACTGAACCCGCTGTCGTGGTTAGAGTGTATGCAAGTGACTTCAAACAAAAAAAAAATTGCACACATGGGCATAAAAACAGCTATAAGGACAAACAGATCCTCCAAGTAAACACTAACATCAATGTTGTTCAACAATGTCTGCACATACAGTATAAatatagtaactataaacacggAGTAGAAGAAAAATAATAATTAGGCAGCATGACTAATCTTGCTCCCTTGACTGTTGATCTATTTCATACATGTGCTATAAATAAACAAAGAAAATAGAATAGTTGGCACTGAAACAGCCCACTAGAAACAAAAGAAATCAGTTAGTAACTCTTGAGTCCCATTAAGACATTAAGTTTTACAACAGTAGTGAACACTGCAAGGGAGTGATGTTACTAGGCAATATGGCATGTCTTCCTCAGATGCGGCAAAAAAACATCCAATTACATGAAGGCATCAAACTAAACAGAACATATTTGAGACCTACTTTCTTCAGACATAGCCAATAACATATTTCCACTACACAAATTCCAGCTTCTCCCTACAAAGACAATCTAGCCTGAACAGCCAATTCTTATGACATGAGAATAAATCTAACAAGTTAATCTAGCCAACTCTCTGAGCAGCTTCTCTGAAGATGTTTCCACCACATAAATCTAGAGTTAAGTATCTAAAAAAATCGAAGCCGCGGGCTCAAGTTCGCCACAATCGAACACGAAGCATAGAAGGGAGGAGGCGTGGCGAGCGAGCCGTACCTGCTTGAGCTGGCCCCTCCGCTTGGAGAGGACGACGATCTGGTCATTGAGCGTCTTCCAGGCGGCGTCCTTGAAGCAGAGCTCGACGATGTCGACGGCGGCCTTCCGGGTGCCGGCCACATCTCCGGCGAGGCGGCACTGCTTCTCCGTGTTCAGGAGCGACTCGATCGCCGCGTCGAGGCCGCTGCTGCCCTCCTGCAGCACCACAAATCACCGTCGTCACAAGGGCAGCAACAAGCAGATCAGATCGGAAACCCTAGGCCGATGGGGATGGAACCCCGGGAAGCTCGGCGGCCGGGTTGGGGTGGGGGAGGGCGAAGGCGGGCGGGAGGAAGAGGGGGAGCTCACCATGGTCGAGATCTCGCGAGGAGGCGGCACCGGCGGCGGGGGTgggcggaggaggagaggggacGGCGGCCGATTTGGGTTTGCTTGGGGGAGAGGTCTCGCTGGGTGGGGATGGAGCGAGGGGAGAGGAGTATAGTGGTGGTGCTGAGCCGGgtcgggctcgggctcgggccGGGCGTCTTGGATGGCGACGTGAGGTCTGGACGGCCCAGATCCGGTGTCTGGTCGGTCTCTCGACTTCGTCTACGTGCCCCCACGCAGGCTCGGCCGGAGCCTCCTGTTTAGCGAGGTGTCCGGCAGGAGGTTTTATTAGAGCTTCTATAACGCGTCTGGAGCATGTGGCAGATGTTGTTTCTGCTGAAACCACTGCATTTTATATGAAGGTCTGATTATTTCCAAAGTGTTAAATAGGAACCGCAGTCATCATGGCAAAGGACACATCCATTGCAAAGGCATAATTTTGAATCATTGCTTTGTCGAAGGATTGCGTCGAAGAAGAGGCAAGAGCACTAAAGGATAAAACACGAAAGGCATTGGTTAAAAACAACTCGAAACCACCATCACTGCCACCACCTCTGAAGTAGAGAAAAGCGGGGAAAACAACAAAGAGATTGGTCAAAACCAACTCGAAACCACATCCATCATTGTCATCGTTGAAGTAGAGCAAAGAGGACTATAATCAACAGGATCAAGAACCATTAGTCGGGCAAGACCGCCATAGTTGTGGAGCGAGATGTTGAGTTTTCCTattagcactagtagaaaaatgatcaaatgtcaagcacattagtgccggtttgcttttgagccggcactaatgtgtgcattagtgtcggttccaacggctagccggccgctttcattagcaccggttcgtggccgacctttagcatcggctcgtgccacggaccggtactaaagtgagtggtggcaggatgttgtcagtccggggcccctccagcacctttagtacctgttcgtggcatgaaccggtgctaaaggttgtccttcataaacccttcgtccacccgagctcgctctgttcttcccctttcccctctcctctttgttcttcctctcttcctctcgagctcatcacacattttgcccaaaatttgtcaagatttgaagatccccatccattcaaatgatcacaaaggttagcaactttgtcctatcatctctcattgctagattagctcttgcaatgctttgtatagtgattaatttatgagtttagtaatttgggaggaaatatatgtgctagtatttgatttatatgcaatttgaggtcaaaaataacacttagtttgcatatgtaggtgtggtttacttagtgccttctaaatctccgtcatAACCACAGTCGATTGCCCGCACCGTTGCGTCGCctgcaccaccttgtggtgaacctcttgttcatgaatgttttacattaccaaattgatatttgtgtgatttagatatatagttactcgtataattatcttacccgtacgttgtttgtttaacatagtgccatggttttgatatccgtccccgtcggccctcgtccttgttatgattcggatgtggtatattctcttttaaaactagttgcatttcatgtttatgacaaattatgcccatcaagttgacatagatatttttgtctaggaggtttgtgaaccggaaattccaaccgaccctattgtcgagaggttaaaattagttgaaagagaaaacgagtatttgaaagaaaaattgaaaagaattgagggggataagatggaattggagttgcatgttgccgatgtcgtcgatgatcacaagatcaagatggagaaaatgcgcttgaagattagaaagattagaaaatatgcctttgatagtgaggcttggtatcattatgctgttggatcaattgttaccttagttgcgatcttgatcgcatttgttgttgcatttaaatgctttagttagagagttatttgtttgttgcatttaagtcttgtatgaactttatgtatgaacttgtattaatttggtcttttcggtgttgtgtaatgaagatgagccgacaatggatgtacgatgaccgatgctctcccgagttcattaatggcgtgcaaacttttctgcttgcggcagAGGCAAACAAgtgggcggatggttttatgccttgtccatgtttagtctgtaagaatgatcacaattactctacgtcaagaaccattcacgtccacctgtttaagtccggtttcatgccccactataatgtttggaccaagcacggagaaagaggggttatgatggaaaacaatgaagaagaagaggaagactacagctatcctggccatgggttccgtgaatacgatgatacaacaatagGGGAAGAAGTTGAGCCGGCAATGcaggaagaagctgaagaagaggcatcagatgagcccgctgatgatctaggttgggccattgccgatgcaaagagaaactgcacAAGTGATTTGAAGAAGAacaagttgcagcgcatgttagaggatcacaagaaattgttgtacccgaattgcgaagctgacaagaaaaagttgggcaccacactggaattgctgcaatggaaggcaaagaatggtgtatctgacaagggatttggaaagttgctggtaatgataaagaatatgcttccaaaggacaacgaattgcccgagagtacgtacgaagcaaagaaggttgcctgccctctagggttagaggtgcagaagatacatgcatgccctaatgattgcatcctctaccgcggtgagtacgaggatttgaacgcttgcccggtatgcggtgcattgcgctataagatcaggcgcgatgaacctggtgatgtcgagggcgagcgccccaggaagaagattcctgccaaggtgatgtggtatgctcctatataccacggttgaaacgtttgttccaaaacaaagagcatgccaaggcgatgcgatggcacagagaagatcgtagaaagacggaaagttgagagtacccgctgacgggtcgcagtggagaaaaatcgagagaaagtacgggaaggagtttgcagatgacgcaaggaacgtatggtttggtctaagcgcagatggcattaatccttttggggagcagagcagcaaccatagcacctggcctgtgactctatgtttgtataaccttcctccttggttgtgcatgaagcggaagttcattatgatgccagtgctcatccaaggccctaagcaacccggcaacaacattgatgtgtacctaaggccattagttgaaaaactcttacagttgtggaatggaacaggtgtacgtgtgtgggatgagcacatgggggaagaatttgacctaaaggccttgctattcgtgaccatcaatgattggcctgctctcagtaacctttcaggacagacaaacaagggataccgcgcatgcacgcactgtttgaatgataccgacagtatatatttggacaattgtaggaagaatgtgtacctgggacatcgtcgatttcttccgagaaggcatcccgtaagaaagaaaggcaagcatttcaaaggtgaggcggatcaccggacgaagcctcgccaccgtactggtgctgatgtacatgatatggtcaaggatttgaaggtagtctttggaaagggtcctggcggacaacctgttccgaatgacgctgatggacgcgcacccatgtggaagaagaaatctatattttgggacctgccctattggaaagacctagaggtccgctctgcaatcgacatgatgcacgtgacgaagaatctttgtgtgaccctgcttggcttcttgggcatgtatgggaagacaaaagatacacctgaggcatgggaggaccagcaacgtatgcatggaaaagacggcatacatcagggtcatgccatctatgctcttaccaaagaagagaaggaaatcttctttgaatgcctgctcagtattaaggtaccgtctggcttctcgtcgaatataaagggaataataaacatggtagagaaaaagttccagaacctaaagtctcatgactgccacgtgattatgacgcaactgctttcagttgcattgagggggcttctactggataacgttcgattagccattgtgaagctatgtgcattcctcaatgcaatctctcagaaggtaatcgatccagaaatcataccaaggttagagaatgatttggtgcaatgtcttgtcagtttcgagttggtgttcccaccatccttcttcaacatcatgacgcacgtcctagttcacctatgcgaagagattaacgttttgggtcctgtatttctacacaatatgttcccctttgagaggttcatgggagtcttaaagaaatatgttcataaccgtgctaggccagaaggaagcatctccaagggccatgaaaatgaggaggtcattgagttttgtattgactttattcctgaccttaagccgattggtgttcctgaatcgcggcataagggcagactggatggaaaaggcatgctaggagggaatcaaaaaatatgtatggacggacattctctcactgaagcacactacacagttctacagaattccgccttggtggcttcGTATATGGAcaaacacaagaattttctacgctccaaacacccagagcggtctgatga
This genomic window contains:
- the LOC109782874 gene encoding 26S proteasome non-ATPase regulatory subunit 12 homolog A codes for the protein MEGSSGLDAAIESLLNTEKQCRLAGDVAGTRKAAVDIVELCFKDAAWKTLNDQIVVLSKRRGQLKQAITAVVQKAMEYIDVTPDVETRIELIKTLSSVAAGKIYVEIERARLIKRLAKIKEEQGKIDEAAEIMQEVAVETFGSMAKTEKLAFILEQVRLCLDRQDYVRAQILSRKISPRVFDADTSKDKRKPKEGDNMVQEAPADVPSLLELKRIYYELMIRYYSHNNDYLEICRCYKSIYEIPSIKEDPAKWTPILRKICWFLVLAPHDPMQSSLLNATLEDKNLSEIPNFRLLLKQVVTMEVIQWTKLWEFFKDEYENEKNLLGGALGTKAAEDLKLRIIEHNILVVSKYYSRITLKRLADLLCLSLQEAEKHISDMVNSKALIAKIDRPMGIVSFRTAQDSNGVLNSWASNLEKLLDLVEKSCHQIHKETMIHKAVLKA